The following coding sequences lie in one Capsicum annuum cultivar UCD-10X-F1 chromosome 5, UCD10Xv1.1, whole genome shotgun sequence genomic window:
- the LOC107863026 gene encoding LOW QUALITY PROTEIN: disease resistance protein RPP13 (The sequence of the model RefSeq protein was modified relative to this genomic sequence to represent the inferred CDS: deleted 1 base in 1 codon), producing the protein MADAFVSFAVQKLGDFLIQEVNLRLGLREDVQWLRNELLFMQSFIKHAEENPSRDQRVQQWVFEINSVANDAVAILETYSFGASDVDGFASRLKACTCICTKETKFYKVGKEIQSLKQRIMDISRKRETYGITDINNAPTRPNNQSAMVRTLRRTTSYVDDQDRLFVGFREVVEILLAELLKEEPRRSVISIFGMGGLGKTTLARNLYTNPNIVSSFPTRAWICVSQEYNTMDLLRNIIKSIQRRTKENIDLLEKMTETDLESYLRDLLKEDKYLVVVDDVWRREAWESLKRAFPDSKSGSRVIITTRKEDVAERADNKGFVHKLRYLSQEESWDLFCKKLLDVQAMVSAMERLAKDMVDKCGGLPLAIVVLSGLLSHKKGLEEWKKVKTQLWQNIKDDSLEISFLLSLSYNDLPTALKQCFLSFGMFPEDYVIYAENIIWMWMAEGFIPRGEERMEDVGEGFLNELIRLSLIQSVSTFWENIHECRIHDLLRDLAVQKALEVSFFDIYDPRKHSISSLCLRHAVHDQVERYLSLDLSNLKVRSIMFFDLDFCKLGLINFRNGFQHTYVLHLGIRSNSSTSILPDSIGCLYHLKFLRLKGIHELPSSIGNLKNLQTIRVLNNFGRLCQLPPETADLINLRHLEASYSKPLKHISKLTGLQVINGICCDQWKDVDPVDLVNLQDLRMYGIMKSYSLNNISSLKNLIILRLFCKDDESFPALEFLNSFQKLQKLWLNGRIEKLPLSNPFPNSITMMILSHSELMGDPMPILGMLPNLRNLDLLRAYEGKEITCSGNDFCQLEFLHLESLENLERWNLATNAMPLIKGLGIHNCPKLREIPERMKEVERLARTRIG; encoded by the exons ATGGCTGATGCCTTTGTGTCATTTGCAGTTCAAAAGCTGGGTGATTTCCTCATACAGGAAGTAAACCTGCGTTTAGGTCTAAGAGAGGATGTGCAGTGGCTGCGAAATGAGCTTCTCTTCATGCAGTCTTTCATCAAACATGCAGAAGAAAATCCAAGTCGAGATCAAAGAGTTCAACAATGGGTGTTTGAAATCAACTCTGTTGCTAATGACGCTGTCGCTATACTCGAGACTTACAGCTTCGGGGCTAGTGATGTCGATGGATTTGCTAGTCGTCTGAAGGCTTGCACTTGCATATGTACGAAGGAGACCAAATTCTACAAAGTAGGCAAGGAGATCCAATCACTCAAGCAACGTATCATGGACATCTCTCGAAAACGAGAGACTTATGGTATTACAGATATCAATAATGCGCCAACTCGGCCAAACAACCAGTCTGCAATGGTTAGAACATTGAGGAGAACTACCTCTTATGTGGATGATCAGGATCGGCTTTTTGTTGGCTTTCGGGAGGTCGTTGAAATATTGCTTGCTGAACTTCTCAAAGAAGAACCTCGCCGAAGCGTCATCTCCATTTTTGGTATGGGCGGATTAGGCAAGACCACTCTTGCGAGAAACCTCTACACCAATCCCAATATAGTCTCTAGCTTCCCAACACGTGCTTGGATATGTGTTTCTCAAGAGTACAATACCATGGATCTTCTTAGGAATATCATAAAATCTATCCAAAGACGCACCAAGGAGAATATAGATTTGTTGGAAAAGATGACAGAGACAGATCTAGAAAGTTACCTTCGTGATCTATTGAAAGAAGACAAATACCTTGTGGTGGTTGATGATGTATGGCGTAGAGAAGCATGGGAAAGTTTAAAAAGAGCATTTCCAGATAGCAAGAGTGGAAGCAGAGTGATTATTACCACGCGCAAGGAGGATGTCGCTGAAAGAGCAGATAACAAAGGTTTTGTCCATAAACTCCGGTATCTTAGCCAAGAAGAGAGTTGGGACCTATTTTGCAAGAAACTACTTGATGTTCAGGCAATGGTCTCAGCAATGGAGAGGTTAGCTAAGGATATGGTGGACAAGTGTGGAGGCTTACCTCTTGCAATTGTTGTATTAAGCGGACTACTTTCACACAAAAAGGGGCTAGAAGAATGGAAAAAGGTGAAGACACAGCTCTGGCAGAACATTAAAGATGACTCACTTGAAATCTCCTTCTTACTATCATTGAGCTACAATGATTTGCCAACTGCGCTCAAGCAATGTTTTCTTTCCTTTGGTATGTTTCCAGAAGACTATGTGATCTATGCGGAAAACATAATTTGGATGTGGATGGCCGAGGGCTTCATACCAAGAGGAGAAGAAAGAATGGAGGATGTCGGTGAAGGCTTCTTGAATGAGTTGATAAGACTG AGCTTGATACAATCAGTAAGTACATTTTGGGAAAACATTCATGAATGTAGGATTCATGATTTACTTCGGGATCTTGCCGTGCAAAAGGCATTGGAGGTGAGCTTCTTTGACATTTATGATCCAAGAAAGCATTCCATATCTTCCTTATGTCTCAGACATGCCGTTCATGATCAAGTAGAAAGGTACCTCTCACTTGATCTTTCTAACTTGAAGGTTAGGTCAATAATGTTTTTCGATCTAGATTTTTGTAAGTTGGGTCTTATAAACTTTCGTAATGGTTTCCAACATACATATGTGTTGCACTTGGGGATTCGTTCTAACAGTTCTACATCTATATTACCTGATTCCATAGGATGTTTATACCACCTCAAGTTCTTAAGATTGAAAGGTATCCATGAACTTCCCTCCTCTATTGGCAACCTCAAGAATTTACAGACAATTCGTGTCTTGAATAATTTCGGACGCTTATGCCAACTACCTCCAGAGACAGCTGACCTAATAAATCTAAGACATTTAGAAgcttcatattcaaaaccattgAAACATATAAGTAAACTCACAGGTCTTCAAGTTATTAATGGCATTTGTTGTGATCAGTGGAAAGATGTTGATCCTGTTGATTTAGTCAATCTTCAAGATTTACGTATGTATGGTATTATGAAATCTTACTCCCTAAATAACATTAGCAGCTTGAAAAACCTTATCATTCTCAGATTGTTTTGTAAAGATGATGAATCATTCCCGGCCCttgaatttcttaattcttttcaAAAGCTCCAGAAATTGTGGTTAAATGGGAGAATAGAGAAACTGCCTCTGTCAAATCCATTTCCAAATTCCATCACAATGATGATCCTTTCTCACTCAGAACTCATGGGAGATCCGATGCCTATTTTGGGAATGTTGCCGAACCTAAGGAATCTTGATTTATTGAGAGCTtatgaaggaaaagaaataacCTGTAGTGGTAACGACTTCTGTCAACTGGAGTTCCTTCATCTTGAAAGTCTTGAGAACCTAGAAAGGTGGAACTTAGCGACAAATGCCATGCCTCTGATTAAAGGTCTTGGTATTCATAACTGTCCAAAGCTAAGGGAGATTCCCGAGAGAATGAAAGAGGTGGAGAGGTTGGCGAGAACTCGTATTGGATAA